The nucleotide sequence CCCACTTTGATATGGTACGTCCAGGCGGTGTTCTGTTTGGTGATCAACCGACAAACCCAGAATTCCCTCCTATCTTCACTTTTAAAACTCGCATTGCCGCTCTGATCGATCTTCCCAAGGGCGCAACCGTGGGTTATGACTCTACCGTGACGCTAGCGAGAAAATCGACACTTGCAAACCTACCTGTCGGCTACAGTGACTCCTTCCCTCGAAAAATGGGCAATAGAGCCGATGTGTTGGTTAATGGCCAACGATCAAAAGTGATAGGAGTGATCTCGATGAACACATCGATGATTGATGTCACTGACTTGTCGGGAATTAAAGAGGGTGATGAAGTTGTTCTGTTTGGACACCAAGGTATGGAAAGCATCTTAGCCCCAGAGTTCGAAAAAAATGCTGATGTTATCTTCCCTGAAATATACACTCAATGGGGTCAAACTAACCCCAGAATTTATGTGAACTAACACTAAGTTTACCAACCTTCGAATGAAGGTTGGTTACATTTTCTGGTTTAGCTTCTGGCTGAGTTGGTATTGGGTGGTGTGTTTGAAGGTCTGAGCTTCATTGTGATCTATCGCTTGCAACCGGTGCCGTGCATGGATGCAGCAATGTCGTGATCACATGGTCGATGATGTTCCCTACACCATACATTTCCCATATCCCTATGGGTCAGATGTGAAAGAACGACCTTACGTGCAAGTAATCCCTCGGTACGCTGGTTCTTGATTTAATAAGAGTCATTCATTAGCGCTCTGCGATTTCCAATAACCTCCCTGTTAAACGGCCAGTTCGGCGTCCCAGCCTCTCGTTCGAAGAGTATCACTTCGCGATACCTCACCCTGAAATCGAAGTCCTCGTGCTCACTTGGACCTGATAGTTTATCTCTTCGATTTGGCTGTATTAAGTAAGGCTTTGTAAATCATTTCTGCTCCAAAGTTAGCTAACCTTCGAATGAAGACTGATTACATTCTCTTATTTAGCTTCTGGCTAGTTTGGTATTTGCAGGTGTGCTTGAAGCTCGTACCTTCATGGTTGCCTATCGCCTCCAGCGGGGGAATGTGCAGATACTTCTACGAGACGCCACTAGCACATCCCTGTGGGCTTTACGGCAGCTTCCATGCTGTCAAAACTCGTAGCCGCACCTACACCTGATAATTTATCTCTTCGATTTTGACTTGTCTGAGTAAGTCACTAACACGGAAATGCCCCAAAACGATTTAGCGGAAGAAGTAAGGTCATGTAAGCGGAGAAGAGCCCATTTCCTAATCTCAAAGCCCAGTTTTAGAGCCTCAGTTCTAACGCACTTTTGTCCAGAAATGAGTAATAACGACAAAGCCTAATTCGAAGAGATAAACAATCAGGTGTGAATGCGGCTATGACCTTCGACAGCATGGACGCTGTCGTAGAGGCTATAGGGATATACTTGCGCCGTGTCATAGAAGTATTTACACATAAGGCCTGCTGCAAGCAATAGATATCAACGAAGCTATGCCTATCTGGCAATAACCAAATACGAATTTAGCTAAATGAACCCAAGCTAAAAAGATATTTGAAACTTGCTATCAGGCAAGTCAGCAAGCTTTTGTCCAAAAGTGAGTTTTATCGGTAATCACATCGGTAATCATATATAAGCTGTTAATTCAGTATAAAAAAGCCTCGCTAAGCGAGGCTTACGTCCCAAATTAGCAATAGCTACTTAATAGTACCGCACACCATTCTAGAGCCTCCACCACCAAGCGCCATAGGATGATCGGAATGGTTATCACCGCCTACATGGATCATGAGTGAACGTCCTTGCAACTCTTCAAGCGTCAACTTCGGTGCTAAGACAGGGTTGTGAGCTTGACCTTTAAGATCTACATAAAGAGCGGGTAGATCGCCCTTATGATTACCTGCCCCCCAAGGGTAACCATGTTTATTATTTTTTTCAGGATCATAGTGCCCACCAGCAGCTCCACCTACGATTGTCTTGCCGTTTTTCATGCTTTCACCACAATTAGGGTTTTGATGAACGTGAAAGCCATGAAGACCTGGTGATAGTTTGTCTAAATGAGGTGTAAAAATCACACCGTATTGGCTTTTATCAACAACGATGTCACCGACTATTTTTCCAGTGGTTAAATCCTTCATTTCAAACGTAAGACTTTCGTGAGCTCCAGCGACAGCCGAACCCGTTAGACCACATAACAAAGCAGCCATTAAAATTGATTTTTTCATTTACACTCTCATTTTTATAGGATAGAGGAGTAAATATCCTATAAAAAACTATATATTATTGTGACCACTCTCTCGTTTTATGATTATGTAATTGCAACAATAATAACATGTTAATTGTGTATAACATGTTATTCTTCGATACATATAATAGAAGACAATCTGAGCATGGCTAAATATCAAAAAGGCTAAACGGTTCCAAGTAAAATGATATTAGAAACTTGTTATCCGACAAGTTAGCTCAACCTTGGTCCGAACGTATCACCTTCAGTAATGCGGTCCAGCCGATAACGCCGACAATGTTGTTTCTATGCTCTTGATAGATATAGACCTCGCCTCGTCGTTTAGGGGAGAGTATCTCATAGACCTCATTAAGTGTTGCGGTATCAGGGAGACCTTTGATGGGATGGCGGGTGAGAGAGCTGTCTGAATCTGATTGCTGCATCTCTAACTGCAAC is from Shewanella sp. MTB7 and encodes:
- a CDS encoding superoxide dismutase family protein: MKKSILMAALLCGLTGSAVAGAHESLTFEMKDLTTGKIVGDIVVDKSQYGVIFTPHLDKLSPGLHGFHVHQNPNCGESMKNGKTIVGGAAGGHYDPEKNNKHGYPWGAGNHKGDLPALYVDLKGQAHNPVLAPKLTLEELQGRSLMIHVGGDNHSDHPMALGGGGSRMVCGTIK